CATATGTAGGCTCTTTTGGCACTGCACTGGTACATGTTTGGCAGTGTGTTGCAGGCTTCTTTCTGCAGGTGGCTAACTTTTGGTTACAGATGCCAGTGATGAGTTATACGAGAAAGAATGCAAAAAGATTATGAGAGGACTCATAAAGTGCGCCCAGCGGCTGCAAGAAAGCTCCCCTCCTGGGCAGGCTCTAACCAAGTGGAGGTCTTGATTGGATCTTTGTGGTTGACAGTATTATCTATATACTTGTTACCAGAAGCAACATCCTGAGGATGATCTTTTGGTGCAAGTTAAGAGGCATGCCATTTGTGAGTCTTAAAGATCAATTAGTAGACTACAGAGAAGACACAAGATTAGGGGGGATCATACACCAAGAAACCCAGTTGCCATTGATGGAGCACTTCAAAATGTGGATTTAAATATATTAGAATGCTTGTGAGTCCAAATAGCCAAAGGACAAAGTTCAACTCTGACAAATCAGTTCAACTTGAATATGATcaacaataataaaatatatgaaaCCCATGACTTGACTGTTTTGAGGATGTTCCTAAAAATAAAAGTTAATATTCCTAGACCTCATCTGCATTATACTGAGGTTGGGATTTTAGTGGGACCAGATTCAACAGTGGAGTCAAAGCACTTGAACCATTCCAAAGAAGAACCAGTCAATGTATGTTTCATAGTTGAGTTCATTAAGAAAAGCTCAAAGCATGCAGGAAACAAGGGCAATGAATTCCTGAGCTATGTAATAATGAAGAAACAGCACATGCATGGAGCAAGTCAAACACAGCTTAAGTTCATGACAGCATTCTTGGGCATGTAGTCACCTGGTTCCTCCTCCATTGTCAACAGAAGAAATGCAAAACAAAGCCCTGCtttgtcttcttttgttcttcaaACAATATATATAGCTGCCATCACACACTCCAGTTTCAAGTTGTGAAGATTCCAAGGATTGAAGTTAAAATAAGAGAAGGCATTAATTGAACAAGACCTTCAGACTTCAGTCATGTACCTGCAGATGTGTCCAAACTTCTCTACTGCTGACTGCTGGGGATTGCAGGAGCTTGAGAGGTGGCACTTGTGGCTTGCACATGCATGCCTTGAATTGTAGCAGAGGTCCCCTGCTTGGAGAACCAGGTTCTCTCCACTTGACAAGACTGTGAGGTTTTGAAAGGTGTGTATTGGGGAAGAATCTGCCTATTGGTCAAACAATGAGCTGAGGCCAGTTGTGAAGGAAAGCCCAATTTATTTGAATCATATACTTTGCTACGTGAAAACTGCTGTTAGATAATTATCAAACCAACTTCATGATGTTTTATGGATCTGAATATTAGATAATTAAGCAACAATGTACATAGAAAGTTGCTATCACTGAAAAGAGAATGTATATAGAATATTAAGATAGATAAACCCATTTAAGATAGAATGTTAAGATAGATAAAAGCTGCAGCTAAAATAGATGCATGCAATGCATCTATCTTAACCATCTGGTAATATGGATAATAAAAGGTTTTACTACGGCAGCTTGTTTTCTCCACAGTGTTCAGCACCACTGCAATTAGGAAGAGACATTCCCAGTAAACTGCAGTTCTCCACAGGTTACTAAGCTGTAATGGTTGAGGGATTAGGGAAGATATACTTGATATGGACCTTTCCAATTTGATTTGATGGTAACATGGCAACTGAGTTGATCAAACATACTCTATCAAGTGAATCTCCTATTTGGCTTTCAATTTCATGCATCTATATTTCATCAGGGTCGATTTATTTTCCCCACAAAATGGCTGAATCTTTTCATAATTTGATTTGTAGTTATGAATCCACCAACTTGCCGAAGGTGAGGCCTTTACATGGGCATAAGACAAATACAAGCCCATGACAGTTCAATTACTCTACTTATGGTTGGCTCTATATGTACTTTCACATACCAATTTATCTAGTTTTTCTATAGTCGAGCTATCACATCTCTACTGCTGCTTTATTTTTCCTTGCATTTGAAAGTTCCTTTTGCATTCCTCCAGCCCAAAAGATTGGCTTAATTATTCTTATCAATCATTTTCTTCTATCGAAGTATAATTGCATCAATGAATGCGGTGGATGTAATATACAAAGTACGGTATCTTTTTCTTCTATCATACCATAATCATTCAATCCCATTGCATCATAATCCTAAGATTATCTTAAAGAGACTCTTCTTGTGGAGTGTAAGCCTAACAAGACATGGTGGATACACTCAGCCAGCTGGTGTTACAGAATCTTAGATATGTTTGGTGTCATAGACACAGTGCTTAGCTGAAACAAGGAGAATTCATGTTTTATTTGGTGGATGCATGCAATCTTAATTATTGGACAGAAGAAACTAATGCACATACATGAGTGCAGATCCAAGAGTTCATGCAGGCTTCCTCTTGCATCACTTTCAAGTCTCCTGCCCTTTCCTTGTGCTGCATGGGCATCTTCTCAGACTTGCAGAAACAAAACTAATGCATCTCTCTCATGCTGAGTGCAAGCAAGCAGCCAAGTCTCGGTAGGGTATCCAAGCAAAAACAAGTTCAAGTTGCTGATGCTATCACTGTCAGGAGTGCAGTAATCCAACCTAACCCCATCACAAAGAACATTGGATTCATCTGTGATGATTTTCCATGAAGTGAGGACCAACATCTCACAGCCATGGAGGTGCATGCAAGAATAATAAACCCCAGCCTAACCACTACATCTGTAGGTATTGTATTCACTCTTAGCAGCTATTTTAATTGCCAACCTTCAACTCAGGAACAAGCCAACAATCTGGATGACGAGCTTACTGTGACACCTAGTGAAAATAACATTATTAGAATTGAGTGAGTTGTGTGGCTAAGGAAGAAGACATTCTTTGGATAATTACTGTCCTTggcattatacatatatatatgcatatatattttgtCCATACTCTTATAATTAACCTAACATTGGCTAAGCTAGCTGTGGGTTGCCAAATATTAGGTGTTCATAGACCTTTCAGATTGCAGTCTTATCCCACTACAGTAAACAATTTACAGGGATAGAAATATATTGAGTTTCCATGATTCACAAATAGAATTAACTCAACTCATTTCTATCATTCTGACAACTGCATAAATAGACATCTAGTATTGTAATTTCTAATCGAAGTATTTTATATCTTGGGCTAGGATTTTACTGTTAATAATCAGTAATTCTTGGGCTAGAATTTTTGTAACACGACAATAGTTTCCAATGATCATAGCTTTCTTTAACTAGGAATTTTAAGTTGCAGCAGTTTATTAAGCATAGTAATACCCTGCATCCATAACGACAATGATAACATCGCTAAGATTTTATGATCTTTATTATGTCTATATTTGTAGTTTTGTTTGCTGCAATGAAATTTTTTCACTAGATTGTTTGACTAAGTATGAACTTTTGTTGTGATTTATAAACTCTAGTAATACATTTCTCAAACATGCATAGGTACAGTAACAATTACAATTGCACTTCCTTTTGTGTATTATTCTAACCTACATGCACATTGCACATATGTCTTGTTTGAAGAAAAATACTCACGATCAAGTATCACTACTAAGGCTTATAACAAATCATCAAAGAATAAaccttttttttaattcaattGTAAGTTCAACACAATACTTCAGCACAGAattactcaagttataaattttcacGCTAGTAGAATAACAAAATATTAGAAAACTAAAATTCAATCATCTTTAGAGTATATGTTTCATAACGAGAAGAATCATGGGATGTGAGAAACAgcataaagaagaagattgtaAAAGCATGTCTCTTGACCCGCTATGAGCACTACTAACATCGGCATGTCCAATAAAATAAAAAGGACATTGTTATAAAGATGAAGTCTATATCACATAACTTGACTTGAGGTATATATCAAATCCAATGATATCATAATGACTTAGGTTGAAGTCTATATCAGATGACCTTGGTCTAGTGTTGCAAGTTGCTTGGATTTGATTGATAGGATCCTAATTAATCAACATGCTTCCATATGGATTGATTTTAATTAGACTAAGATTCCTTTCTCTTGACATTGAAGTACATATGAATGCATTGTGTAAATAGATAAGAATGACAACCAACAATATTTGTATGTTATCCATAGTCCACAATACAATTCAAGCTTAGCTCATAATCTTAAataagttatcatcaattcacacATTAAATAAAGTATGTGGCACTATCAGCTCCAATAATCTAGGATGGATGGCAAAAGTTTTCAAGTATTATTTTGGCTTAAGCAGTCACCACTCAGGAATGTATTAAACATACTGTGCTTACAATTGGCATGAAGTGCAAACAAAGAAAGACACATGACAAAGTGTATGTTAAACATAAGCATGCTATTgtacttgataaatctttctacAAACATCCCTTCATCAAATAAATGTCAAAGCCATTTTGGATTAGAATTTTATTATTACTGAtgtaaatttcataattaaatctTATATTAAATATTTGTGATGACTTGAGTCCGGAAAACTTGCGACAAATGACAATAAAACTTGCAAAAGTTAGTGTGTTGTTGTTCTAATTAGAAAGCAGATAATTAACACAAATCACTTGATGAAATAATTGGATTTTCTAGAAAGTGTTGCAATTCTAATTTAAAGAATAAAAGAAGCACATTTGATTATTAACAATGGTACATTTCACTAATTTCTTTAGCATTTCTTCGATGTTTTATGGAATGCTCAATCAGATTTTACTCTACATTTCTTGCTCAAAACCATATTACTAACAAAGCACAAACTCTTCAAATGATCCTTATTTTGTTCATAGTGCTAGGTGCAAAATTTGTGCAATTTCCTATTGGATTGGAACTTTTTTTATCTTGTTTGCATAGAATCTACAATGAAGGGTAGTAGTGACTCCAACAAAGCAACACAACTTGTTTGGAGGCCAACCATTACTTGTCCACTTTAAGTTCTTGTCCTTTGACAAAAGAAGGGGTTATGGTCAACATGCAATCTTCTTCCATCTTCCTCAAATCAATGTGGATTCCCTCTGGGCATATGTCTCAAGCATCTTGTTCACCATCTAAAGGAATAAGGGCTTGTATCATATCAAGAAGTGGAGTCACAGAATCCATTTGCACAATGGAGTGACTTTTACCTTTCATAATTACTAGTCATGAAAACACCATTTCACATGACTAGTTGCAAAAATTAGCATCATGCATTTAATATTATCAGAGAATTAATGTATAGATGATGCAATGGTGTAAAGCTTGTCTCTGATAAGTCAATCTCTGTTTAGATATATTGATGGTTGATATATTATTGCATGATTGACAGGTCTATATGAGCATCTTgtacataatttaatataataaaacgagacaattagattgagaaAAAAGGTAGACAAGCCTGTGTGTGGTATTGATCCCCAAGCACCATGCATGCATGTTCTGATTCAGGTTCTCTATGACCTTCCACTCCCATTTCTTGTCCCCACAGGTGCAGTCAATTTCACCTGCCAAGTCTTCCTGGGCCTTCTCATTTTCCATCTTTGAGAACTGAGGGCATGTAGTATGGTTGGTTAGGTGCATATAGTAGTAATACTACCTGATTAAAATAATGAAGAAGATTGGTGTTGCTACACCAAGGACAGTGGCTTCTCAGTATAAAGGGCTCATGAGAAGAGAAAACAAGAACAgattgaatgaatgaatgaatcatCATCTCTCCCTTTGTCCTGGTTTTGCTAGCATTTGAATGAGAGAGAGCGACAGAGAGATCGAGAGATAGAGAAGCCATCTTTAATAGCAGAGCTATTAGTGATAGCTTTGAAGGTGATACTTGCCTGTATGAGAATTCTACTCGAGGGAGGTGGCAGCAGAGCTATTAGTGATAGCTTTGAAGGTGAGACTTGCCTGTATGAGAATTCTACTCAACGGAGGTGGCAGCAGAGCTATACTTCTTCCTCACCTGCAGAGGCCGCCGGTTATCGTGAAGCAGCAGCGTGCCGTGACGACTGCTGTCGAGCTGCGACCACAACGAAGCCACCATCTTCATGACTGGTATTGTGGCAATGGATACAGTGGTAATGGCAGCCATGGAcaagggaaggaggaggagaagagagtggTGGTGATCATGGGTGCCACCGGCACCGGGAAGTCGAAGCTGTCCGTGGATTTGTCCGTCATGTTCTCCGGAGAGGTCGTCAACTCCGATAAGATTCAGGTTTACCGAGGCCTCGACATCACCACCAACAAGATCCCCGTCGTGGAGAGGCGCGGCGTGCCGCACCATTTGCTCGGGGAGCTCGACCCCGCGGCCGGGGAGCTCCCGCCGGTGGGGTTCCGGGACTTGGCGGAACGCGCCATTGGCGACATCTCCGCCCGCCGCCGGGTCCCCGTCTTGGCCGGCGGGTCCAACTCCTTCATTCACGCTctgctctcggaccggtacgacCCCCGTCGCGACCCGTTCGGCCCGGCCGGGGCGCGGTGGCGGAGGGTGACAGAGGTGGAGGGGCTGCGATACCGGTGCTGCCTGCTGTGGGTGCACGTGGAGGCGGCGGTGCTCGCGGAGCACCTCGATCGGCGGGTGGACGAGATGGTGGGGGAGGGGATGGTAGAGGAACTGGAGCGGTACTTCGCCGCGGAGGGGAAGGCGGAGCGGCACCCGGGGCTAGGGAAGGCGATCGGGGTGCCGGAGTTTCGGGGGTACTTCACGGGTCGGGGCGGGCGGACGGCGGCTGCGTACGAAGCAGCGGTGGCGGCCATCAAGTCGAACACGCGTCGGCTGGCGGAGGAGCAGGTGAGGAAGATCGAGCGGCTGGCGGAGCTGGGGTGGCCGCTGCGGCTGGTGAACGCGACGAACACCGTGGCGGCGCGGCTCGCTGGGGAGGGGCCCGCCGCCGCCACGACGGCGCCGTGGCGGAGGGACGTGGCGGGGCCCAGCGCGGCGGCGGTGGAGCGGTTCCTCGAGAACAACGACTGggaccaccgccgcagccgcagccgccaccGCCTCACCCGCACCCGCACGCGCGCAGTACTTCCGCCAATTAAAGTTTGTTGAGCTTTGTTTCCTTTGTCCGGCTTTCtttttatgtatttatgtatgtttttgttttatgttttatgttttatgttttatgttttatgttttatTGGTTTTCTTACAGAACGGAGAAGGGAAGAAATGGTGAGTCGAACGTAGCGTTGACGACATCCCTTCCTTGAGATGAACTCATTTAAAGCTCATCTGCAACCTCATAGCTTTTGATGATTAAGATAATGAAACCAATAATTAtagataaagatttaaatactcttaatcTTTTTATGCTAAATATACTTACTGTATCTCTATTCCAAATACCTTTAATAAAAGTATTAAAGTAAAGACAATGAGTAGTGTTAAAATATGCTTTGATGATGGAAGTGATTATAATGGGAAGAACTAAGTGCATAAATTACCAATGTAAaagcttatttttcttttttgtcaaagaaaacaagaaatatttatctttttttgagAGGACCAACATCAATTTGTATTAATGTTTTTTTCTGAAGACATCAAAATCAAAGAGCATATGCAATGCAAAAACCATCCTCAATGAGTGATTACCTACAGGATTTGCAGCAATGACATAACATGAACAAGCAGAGTAGGAATTCCATGTGTTCTGATGTTTGCAGACAAATCAGCCACCATATTTTTCTGCCCCACTAACCTCAGGTTAATTTCCCAATGTGACAATCAATGGTTCTCATAACAACAGATTTGTATTATTGGACACTATAATGTGATAGAATCAATTGCATTAGTTTAATGTTCTGTACCTAAGAGCATTGGATTTCAGAAGAATTAACATTGCCTTTGATGAGTTTGGTTGCTCCAATGGGTATCTTGGACTGAAGCACTATAATTTTCTTATGAAGATTCAGTGGCCCATGATGCTTATCACATATATTGTGATGGGCTTTTGTAGTTCTCATGTTTGTGATGTTTAAGCTGCAATTCAGGCTATGAACTGTGGTTTGACCATGGGTTTAAGATATCATGTGGAGCATTAAGATACAAATCATTCTTGTATGTTCAGAAACAAATCAGCTGGTGCTCATTGGAGACTGCCTGCACATTGATACATGTTCTGGAAATTAATAGGACAGgttttgcttgatgagttgttcttGGCAAGTTTCAAGTATCAAGGTGGAACCAGATAGGATATAATTGTCTGAATTATTTTGTTTTCACTGTACTGTAAGATACTTGTCTGGTTGCTACTGCAACTCTGCTCATGTTATCATCTGCAAGTACTGAGTGTCAATCATGGCTTTGATTTCAACTGCTCTTACATTGATTACAATATCTTCAATGGTTTGAATTTGTTCATCATGGTTTTGATCTCAGCTTTGTTGTATCATTCAGT
The window above is part of the Musa acuminata AAA Group cultivar baxijiao chromosome BXJ1-1, Cavendish_Baxijiao_AAA, whole genome shotgun sequence genome. Proteins encoded here:
- the LOC135674401 gene encoding uncharacterized protein LOC135674401, with protein sequence MPMQHKERAGDLKVMQEEACMNSWICTHADSSPIHTFQNLTVLSSGENLVLQAGDLCYNSRHACASHKCHLSSSCNPQQSAVEKFGHICSYIYCLKNKRRQSRALFCISSVDNGGGTRKKPATHCQTCTSAVPKEPTYALCPTPAFNSSGLPYASQSIQRSTGRSERSEW
- the LOC135619703 gene encoding adenylate isopentenyltransferase-like codes for the protein MRILLNGGGSRAILLPHLQRPPVIVKQQRAVTTAVELRPQRSHHLHDWYCGNGYSGNGSHGQGKEEEKRVVVIMGATGTGKSKLSVDLSVMFSGEVVNSDKIQVYRGLDITTNKIPVVERRGVPHHLLGELDPAAGELPPVGFRDLAERAIGDISARRRVPVLAGGSNSFIHALLSDRYDPRRDPFGPAGARWRRVTEVEGLRYRCCLLWVHVEAAVLAEHLDRRVDEMVGEGMVEELERYFAAEGKAERHPGLGKAIGVPEFRGYFTGRGGRTAAAYEAAVAAIKSNTRRLAEEQVRKIERLAELGWPLRLVNATNTVAARLAGEGPAAATTAPWRRDVAGPSAAAVERFLENNDWDHRRSRSRHRLTRTRTRAVLPPIKVC